TTATTCAATAATTTTTCTGCAAAAGACGTTCCGTTTAGCGAAATATTAAAAGAAGCTATTGATAACGGATATACGGAGCCAGATCCAAGAGAAGATTTATGCGGGAATGATGTTGGTAGAAAATTATTAATTTTGGCAAGAGAATTAGATTTGCAAAATGAATTTGAAGAAATTAAAATTCAAAATTTAATTCCAGAACATTTACGCGAAGGAAGTGCTTCAGAGTTCTTAACTAAATTGAAAGAATTTGATTCGGTTTATGCCAAAATAAAAAATGAACAAGAACCGAATCATGTTTTGAGATATATTGGAGAATTATCAGGAGATTTGCAAAGTGATAAAGGAAATTTAGAAGTTAAATTAGTTTCTGTTCCAGCAGATACCGCATTGGGTGGGTTGAAAGGTTCTGATTCTTTCTTCGAGATTTACACAGAATCATATGGTGACCGACCTATCGTAATTCAAGGTGCAGGTGCAGGATCAGCTGTTACCGCTAGAGGTGTTTTTGGAGATATCTTGAGATTGTCAGATAAAGGGTAAAAATAGTGTTCAGTGATCCGTTGCAAAGATTTGGGATTAGTATCAGATAAAAAATATAAAATCTGTTTTATCCGCGTCTGAACAAATATAATTAATTAAAAAAGGGACAGCCTCCAGTCATGATTCCTTCCTCTTCGAGGAGGTTTGGGAGGAGAAAAAATGAAAATAACATTAGATAGAGTAAACGAAAATTTTCACTTTCAATTAAAAAATGATCGTGGCCATATAGTAAATCTAGATGCTAGACCTGATTTTGGTGGAAATGATATGGGACCAAGTCCAATGGAGTTAGTATTAATGGGTGTTGCAGGCTGTAGTGGAATCGATATGATTTCGATATTAAAAAAGCAACGTCAGAACATTACCTCTTTCAAAGCTGAGGTTGAGGGCGAACGCGTTCAAGTTGGCGAAGCAAAACCATTTAAAGATATTTATGTGGTTTTCTATTTAGAAGGGCCAATCAATGAAGATAAAGCAGCAAGAGCAGCACAGCTTTCTTTTGAAAAATACTGTTCCGTTTCTAAAACATTAGAACCAACGGCAACTATACATTATAAAGTAGTTTTGAACGGAGTGGAATTACCAAAATAACAATTACACAACTTTAAACCTCAAACTTTAAACTTTTTTAATAAAAAATAATGAACGAACAAGAATTTGGTTTTGAAACTCAAGCCATACGCAATCAATTAGAACGCACTCAATATTTAGAGCATTCCGTGCCTTTGTACTTAACTTCTAGTTTTGTATTTGAAGATGCCGAAGATATGCGTGCTTCATTCGCTGAAGAGAAAGATCGAAATATTTATTCTCGTTACAGTAATCCAAATACGAACGAGTTTATCGATAAAGTTTGCCAAATGGAAGGTGCGGAATCTGGTTTTGCTTTCTCATCCGGAATGGCGGCGGTATATTCTACCTTGGCTGCTTTGTTAAACTCAGGAGATCATATCGTTTCTGCAGGAAGTGTTTTTGGTGCAACACACTCTTTGTTTATGAATTATTTTCTAAAATGGGGAATTGAAACCACTTATTTTGATATTAATAAACCCGAAACTATTGAAAGTTGTATCAAACCAAATACTAAAATTCTTTTTGCCGAATCACCTACGAATCCTGCAATTGATATTATCGATTTGGAATTGCTTGGTGATATTGCTAAAAAGCATAATCTAGTTTTGATTATCGACAACTGCTTTGCAACGCCATATTTGCAACAACCTATTAAATGGGGAGCGCATTTGGTGGTACATTCAGCAACAAAATTAATGGACGGTCAAGGTAGAGTTCTTGGTGGAATAACTGTAGGTGATGCTGAATTGATTCAAAAAATCTATTTGTTTTCTCGACTTACAGGGCCTTCTTTATCACCGTTTAATGCGTGGGTATTGTCAAAAAGTTTAGAAACTTTGGCAATTCGTTTAGACAGACACTGCGAAAATGCGATGAAAGTAGCTGAGTTTTTAGAACAGCATCCTAACGTAAATAAGGTAAAATATCCGTTCTTGAAATCGCATCCACAATATGAAATTGCTCAAAAACAAATGAAATTGGGTGGTAATATTGTTGCTTTCGAAATCAAAGGCGGTCTTGAAGCCGGAAGAGCTTTCTTAGATAAAATAAAATTATGTTCGTTGTCACCTAATTTAGGAGATAGTAGAACTATTGTTACACATCCTGCTTCTACAACACATAGTAAATTATCAGTCGAAGAGCGTTTGGCTGTAAGTATTACGGATGGTTTAGTAAGGGTTTCTGTTGGATTAGAAACGGTAAAAGATGTAATTGCTGATTTGGAGCAAGCACTTTCGTAAAATTACAGATTTCAAAACACCGATTTTCAATTGTAGATTTGACACCAATTGAAAATCGGTATTTTATATATCTTACTTAAATATTTTTTAAATGCTTTCAAAGAAAACAAAATACGGAATTAAAGCACTAACTTTTTTGGCACGCCAAGAAGATCAAACGCCTGTGCAAATTGCTGAAATAGCAAAAAGCGAAAATATTTCGATTAAGTTTTTAGAAAGTATTTTATTGCTTTTGCGTCACTCTGGTTTTTTGGGAGCTAAGAAGGGCAAAGGTGGAGGATATTACTTAATAAAAGATCCTAAAGATATTAATATGGCTCATGTCTATCGAATTCTCGAAGGGCCAATTGCTTTATTGCCATGTGTGAGTCATAATTTTTATGAAAAATGTGATGATTGTATTGATGAAGCTAGCTGTTCTGTACATAAATTAATGACAGAAGTGCGTGATAATACCTTGATGATTTTAGAGAATAACTCTCTTGCAGACATTTCTTTTTAGTTAATAAAAGTTAATTAAGTTTTGTAATTAGTAAAAAAATATTATTTTTGCACTTTAATCCACTATTCCGATAGGGTAATGGATTTAAAAAATAAATTAATAGTTGAATTTTTTTAAAATGAGTAAAGAATTGAAAGAAAATAATGTTGCAATTAAAACAGAAACTACTTTTGTAGAACGTTTATGGGTTTTGATACCGGTAATTTTATTGGTAGGGTTATTGTCGACATTAGTGTATAACCATTATAATGAGTTTTCTTGGAATGGCTTTATAGCAGGTTTTAATCAAGAATTTTTAATCTTTTTTGCTATTGGTGTTTTTGCACAATTAGTAGATGGTACTTTAGGAATGGGTTATGGTGCAACTTCAACTTCTTTTTTATTAGCATATGGAGTTCCTCCAGTTATTAGTAGTACAGGAGTTCACGTTGCTGAAATGTTTACTACTGGAGCTTCGGCTATTTCTCATCACAGATTTGGAAATATAAATAAAAAATTAGTAAAACATCTTTTGATTCCAGGCGTTTTAGGTTCTGCAACTGGAGCTTATTTATTGTCGGATGTAATTGATGGAGATGTAATTAAGCCATTTATTGCAGTGTATATGATTGTTTTGGCAATTATAATCATGAAAAAAGCATTGAAAAAGAATATTGTTAAAAAGAAAACAAAAAGTTTGGATCTTTTAGCTTCTTTCGGAGGATTTATGGATGCCGTTGGAGGAGGAGGATGGGGACCTATTGTTACGTCTACATTATTAGGACGTGGTAGAAATCCTCGTTATACAATTGGTTCTGTAAATGCGGCGGAATTTGCAGTTTCTTTTGCAAGTGGAATCACATTTATGCTTTTTGGAGGAATTCACGGATGGCAAGTAATTATTGGTTTGATTTTAGGTGGAGTTATTGCAGCGCCACTAGCAGCTTTTTTAGTAAATAAAATTCAAAGAAAGCCAATGATGATTGCAGTAGGCTTATTAATTATCGTTTTGAGTTTAAGAACATTATCTAAATTATTATAATGAGTGTAGCAATTGCAAATACTTTATTAGATAAAACGAAAGGGTTTAGTATTGAAGAGACACTTTCATTTTTAGCTAACGAATACAAAGACAAAGTAGTTTTTTCAACTTCTTTTGGTCAAGAAGATCAAGTGGTTACGGCTTTAATCGCCAAAAATGATTTGCCAATTACCATTTTTACTTTGGATACAGGAAGATTGTTTCAAGAAACCTATGATGTTTTTCATAAGACACTGAAAAAGTATAAAAAAGAAATCAAAACGTATTTTCCTGAAGCGTCTCAAGTAGAAGAATTGTTGAATAAAAAAGGACCTAACAGTTTCTATGAATCAGTTGAAAATAGAAAAGAATGTTGTTTTATTCGTAAAGTAGCACCTTTGACCAAAGCATTGAAAGGAAACACAATTTGGATTACTGGACTAAGAGCAGAGCAGTCTGAAAACAGAAGTGATTTAGATTTTTTTGAGTATGATGCCCATTTTGATATCATCAAATTCAATCCGCTATTGAAATGGACTTTAGAAGAAGTTCAGAAATATATAGACGAAAACAATGTGCCGCAAAACACATTACATAAACAAGGTTTTGTAAGCATAGGTTGTGCGCCATGTACCAGAGCAATTGCACCTGGAGAAGATATTAGAGCAGGAAGATGGTCTTGGGAATCAAGTCATAAAGAATGTGGTTTGCACCAGAAATAATTATAAATTATAAATGATTGTTGAAATTTTTCAATCATTTAAATCTTTAAATAAACACGATGAGTTCAATATTAAAAACAAATGCTTTAGAAAGCGAAGCGATATACATTTTCAGAGAAGTAATTTCTCAGTTTGATAAACCAGTTTTGCTTTTTTCAGGTGGGAAAGATTCAATTACATTGGTGCGTTTAGCGCAAAAAGCTTTTTTCCCTGCGAAAATTCCTTTTCCTCTTTTGCATGTTGATACAGGACATAACTTTCCTGAAACAATAGAATTTAGAGATAAATTAGTGGCGGAATTAGGATTAGAATTAATCGTTCGTAATGTGCAAGATGCTATTGACGAAGGAAAAGTTGTTGAAGAGTCAGGAAAATATTCTAGTAGAAATAGTTTGCAAACAACTACACTTTTGGATGCAATTGAAGAATTCAAATTTGATGCTTGTATAGGTGGAGCACGTAGAGACGAGGAAAAAGCAAGAGCTAAAGAACGTATTTTCTCTGTTCGTGATGACTTTGGTCAATGGGATGAGAAAAACCAACGTCCTGAGTTGTTTGATATTTTGAATGGAAAAATTGAAAATGGTCAAAATGTTCGTGTGTTTCCAATTTCTAACTGGACTGAATTAGATGTTTGGAGTTATATTGAACAAGAACAAATTGAAATTCCATCAATTTACTTTTCACACAAACGTAAAGTATTCTTAAGAGATGGATTAATTTGGTCACACTCTCCATTTGTTTACCAAGAAGAAGACGAAGAAGTTGAAGAAAGAATTGTTCGTTTTAGAACCGTTGGAGATATGAGCTGTACGGCAGCAGTTGAATCTTATGCAGCAACGATTCAAGAAGTAGTAGGTGAAATCAGATCTTCGACTATTTCAGAAAGAGGAGCCAGAATTGATGATAAGCGTTCTGAAGCCGCAATGGAAAAAAGAAAACAACAAGGATACTTTTAGAATTATTTTAAATGTTGAATTTTAAATTTTAAATGAATGAAAGTGACATTAAAATTTAAAATAATCAACAGCATTTAAAATTCAAAATTTATAATTTAAAATAATAAAAAACTGATGGAAGTTTTAAAAATAGCAACAGCAGGTAGTGTAGATGACGGAAAGAGCACATTAATCGGGAGATTATTATACGATACAAAATCGTTGACTACCGATAAAATTGAAGCAATAGAAAAAAGCAGTAAGCAAAAAGGATATGATTATTTAGATTTTTCATTGGCTACTGATGGTTTAGTTGCGGAGAGAGAACAAGGAATCACAATTGATGTGGCTCATATTTATTTTTCGACTGCAAAGAAAAGTTACATCATTGCAGATACTCCTGGTCACGTAGAATATACGCGTAATATGGTTACGGGTGCTTCTACTTCGCAAGTATCTATCATTTTGATTGATGCTCGTAAAGGAGTAATTGAGCAAACATACCGTCACTTTTTTATCAATAATTTATTGCGTGTAAAAGAGGTAATTGTTGCAATTAACAAAATGGATTTAGTGGATTACTCTGAAGAAGTATTCAACAAAATCAAAACTGATTTCCAAGAATTGAACAGCAAAAGTTCTTTCAAAGAGCAAAACGTAAGTTATATTCCGTTGAGCGCTATCAATGGAGGAAATGTTGCTGATAAATCGGAGAATATGCCTTGGTATACAGGACAAACTGTATTAGAGCATTTAGAAGCTTTAGAGCCAGAAGATGTTTTTGAAACAGGTAAAGCACGTTTCCCAGTTCAAACGGTTATCAGACCAAAAACAGAAGAGTATCATGACTTCAGAGGATATGCTGGAAAATTGTACGGAAACAATATTAAAGTGGGAGATGCAGTAACGGTTCTTCCATCTTTGACAGAGTCTAAAGTGACTAATATTCACTTTTTTGATCAACAATTTGACGAAGCAACTGCAGGTTCTTCTATCACTATTGAATTAGATAATGATATCAATGTGACTAGAGGGGATATGATTGTAAAATCAAATGAGTTGCCTAAAATTGAGAAAGATATCAATACAACTATTTGTTGGATGGACAGCAAAAAGTTAGTTGCGGGGACAAAATATTTAGTACAACACAACACCAACAGAGTTTTAGCAAAAATTGAAAGCGTTAAAAATGTAATTGCAACTGATTATTCAGGAGTGACACCAGCGACTCAATTGAGCATTAATGAAATAGGTGAAGTGACTATTAAATTAAGCAAAGCTTTGTATTTTGATGCCTATAATGACAACAAATCGAACGGCGCTTTTATTTTAATTGATGCTGCAACCAATACAACTGCTGGAGTTGGATTTATAAAATAAATCTAGCTTTTGCTAAAAAAATAACTACAGATGCAAAGTTTTAGAACCGAAATAGAAGATCCGATTGTCCAAAAAGACATTATCGATTTAGAAAGAAAAATTGCTTTATTCCGTGACGGAAAAATTGATGATGAGCGTTTTCGTAGCCTTCGTTTGGCTAGAGGTGTTTATGGTCAACGTCAGGAAGGTGTACAAATGATTCGTATCAAATTACCATTTGGTAAAGTGACTAGCGAACAATTGTTGCGTATTACTAAAGTTTCTGATGAATATTCAACAGGACGTTTGCACATAACAACACGTCAGGATATTCAAATCCACTATGTGAGTTTAGATAGAACACCACAACTTTGGGCAGAATTAGAGAAAGATGATGTTACGCTTCGTGAAGCTTGTGGAAATACCGTGAGAAATATTACGGCTAGTGAAACAGCAGGAATTGATTCAGAAGAGCCTTTTGATGTGTCGCCTTATGCACATGCTTTGTTTCAGTTTTTCTTGAGAAACCCAGTTTGTCAGGAAATGGGACGTAAATTTAAAATGTCATTTTCTTCTTCAGATAAAGATACAGGTTTGAGCTATTTACACGATTTAGGATTTATTCCAAAAATTGTAAATGGCGAAAGAGGTTTTAAAGTGATGTTAGGTGGTGGACTAGGTTCTCAACCAAGTCATGCCGAATTATTATCGGAATTTATTCCAGTAAACCAAATTATTCCTACTACGGAAGGAGTTTTGAGAATTTTTGACCGCTATGGCGAAAGAGCAAAACGTTTGAAAGCACGTATGAAATTCCTAATCAAAGAGTTGGGAAGAGACGAGTTCTTACGATTGGTTGAAGAAGAGAAAAAAGCGTTGTCTTACCAAACAGTTGAAATTGACACTACTGCTTTTGATGGTGAAATTCCAGCTCCTTTATTAGAAGCACCAAAAGTAGTTATCGAAGATACAGCTGCTTTCGAAGCTTGGAAAAAATCAAATGTAATTGCGCAAAAACAAGCGGGTTATGTTGCTATTGGAATCAAGGTTTTATTAGGAGATTTTTATACAGATAAAGCGAGAGCATTGGCTGAATTAATCAAAAATTATGCAGCTAATGAATTGCGTTTTTCTTTGAGACAAGATATTTTAATTCGTCACGTAAAAGAAGAAAACCTACCGTTTTTCTACCAAGAATTAGCCAAATTAGATTTTGTTGCATTGGGTTACAATACCATTGCAGATATTACAGCTTGTCCAGGAACAGATACTTGTAATTTAGGAATCGCAAGTAGTACTGGAATCGCAGTAGAACTAGAAAGAGTTTTAGAAACGGAATATCCACAATACAGCAACAATCAAGATATCACGATTAAAATCAGTGGTTGTATGAATGCTTGTGGACAACACAATATGGCTGAAATAGGATTTCAAGGAATGTCTATCAATGCTGGAAAATTAGTAGCTCCTGCGCTTCAAGTGTTATTAGGAGGAGGAAATTTAGGAAATGGAAACGGAAGATTTTCGGATAAAGTAATCAAAATTCCTAGTAGAAGAGGACCTGATGCTTTGCGTTTTATCTTAAATGATTTTGAAGCAAATGGAAACGGACAATCGTTCTTAGAATATTATGACGCTAAAGGCGAGAAATATTTCTATGAATTTTTAAAACCATTAGCTGATGTTACTAATTTAACCGAAGCAGATTTTGTAGATTGGGGTAATGCTGATAACTACGTAAAAGCGGTTGGTGTTGGAGAATGTGCAGGTGTAGTAATTGATTTAGTAGCTACTTTATTATTTGAAGCTAAAGATAAATTGACTTTTGCACAAGAAGCTTTTGAAGAAGGAAAATGGGCAGATGCTATTTATTTAGCTTACGCAGGATATGTAAATGGTGCAAAAGCATTATTACTTGCTGAAAAACAAAAAACAAACCACCACGCTGGAATTATCGATTTATTTGATACCGTTTTTGTTGAAAGCAATAAAATTAAGTTGAATGGAACTTTCAAAGCTTTGGTTTACCAAATCAAAGAAAATGAGCCTTCGGCTGAATTTGCAAAAAAATACATTCAAGAAGCAGTTTCATTTTTTGAAACTATCGAAGACTATAGAGCCAAAGATTTAGCTAATGCATAAAACAATACAACCCAAAGTAACTTTAGTTGGCGCTGGTCCTGGTGATCCAGATTTGCTTACTCTGAAAGGAGTAAAAGCACTTGCTGAAGCGAATGTGGTTTTGTATGATGCCTTGGCCAATGAAGAAATAATGACTTACACTCCTAAAAAAGCGATTCGGATATTTGTTGGAAAAAGAAAAGGCTGTCACGAATATACGCAAGATCAAATCAATCAGTTGATTGTAGATAATGCGCTTACCTATGGGCATGTCGTTCGATTGAAAGGTGGTGATCCGTTTATTTTTGGTCGTGGAAGTGAAGAAATTGAATATGCTGAAAGTTTTGGAATTCCTACCTTTGTTGTGCCTGGAATTTCATCATCGATTGCAGTTCCTGCTTATCAAGGAATTTCTTTGACAAAAAGAGGAACTTCTGAAAGTTTTTGGGTAATTACAGGAACAACTTCTGATAGGAATTTGTCTGATGATGTGGCGTTAGCAGCGCAATCTTCAGCAACTGTTGTGATTTTGATGGGAATGAGTAAATTAGCACAAATAGTTTCTTTGTTCCAAAAGGAATCCAAAGGAGAAACGCCCGTTGCAATTATTCAAAATGGAACTACTCCACAAGAAAAAATTGGAGTTGGAACTATAAATAGTATTCAAAAAGTTGTTGCCGAAAATAATTTGAGTTCTCCAGCCATTATTGTTATTGGTGAAGTAGTCAAACAAAGCAATAAATTAAAAGGGTTTTACGAAGAGTTTATTTTAAGTAGAATCGCATAAAAATTAAGTAATAAATTATTCCAGCCCTGGCTCCCTCTCTTTCGGAGAGGGTTGGGGAGAGGAAAATAAGATAACAATGGAAAGAAATGAATTATATCCTGTTTTTTTAAAACTACAAAACCTTAATGTGTTGATTGTAGGCGGAGGAAACGTGGGTTTAGAAAAATTGTCTTTCATGTTGAAATCGAGTCCAAATGCTAATGTTGAGGTTGTGGCACCAAAGTTTTTACCAGAACTAGAAGCTTTAGTACAAAAACATCCTTCGGTAAAATTGACCTATAAAAAGTTCAATCGCTGGATGCTTCGCAAACGCCACATGGTAATTGCTTGTACGGATGATTTGAAAGTAAATAAAAGAGTATTCGACTTGTGCCGAAAAAGGCATTTGATTTGCAACATAGCGGATACGCCAAATTTATGTGATTATTATTTGGGTGGTATTGTGACCAAAGGAAATGTGAAAATTGCTATTTCTACCAATGGAAAATCGCCAACTACAGCCAAAAGATTACGCGAGTTTTTTGAAGAAATCATTCCGGACGATATTAATAAAATGGTCGAAAACCTAAATGAATATCGCAAAACGCTAAAAGGAAATTTCGAGGATAAAGTTCAAAAGATGAACGAAATCACCGAAGCATTAAAAAATAAAGAATAAGTTGCAATTTTAAGCGAGTGATATTTATCACCTTATGAAATAAAAATCATTCGTTCTTTTGCATTTGAATATAAAGAAGCATAATTATAAAAGAGTAAAATTAAATATAATGGTTAAAACAGACATACTTATAATAGGAGCCGGACCAACAGGTTTATTTGCAGTTTTTGAAGCAGGATTGTTAAAATTAAAATGCCATATCCTTGATGCATTACCACAAGCTGGTGGGCAACTTTCGGAATTGTATCCAAAAAAACCTATCTATGATATTCCAGGTTTCCCGGAAGTATTAGCAGGTGATTTGGTTGATAATTTAATGGAACAAATCAAGCAATTCGAACCAGGATTTACTCTTGGAGAACGTGCTGAAACAATCGAAAAACAAGAAGATGGAACTTTTATAGTGACTTCAAATAAAGGAAAAAAATTCCATGCGCCAGTAATTGCTATTGCAGGTGGATTAGGAAGTTTTGAACCAAGAAAACCACTTATTGAAGATATCGAGTTTTATGAAGATAAAGGAATTAAATACTTTATCAAAAACCCAGAAAAATTCAGAGACAAAAGAGTCGTAATTGCAGGAGGTGGAGATTCCGCTTTAGACTGGAGTATTTTCTTGTCAAATGTTGCTTCTGAAGTAACGTTAATTCACAGAAGAAACGAATTTAGAGGAGCTTTAGATTCTGTTGAAAAAGTTCAAGAATTAAAATCAGCTGGAAAAATCAAAATGATTACTCCAGGTGAAGTTGTTGGATTGAATGGAGCAGAACATTTAGAATCTGTTGATGTGGATATTGACGGAGCACACAGAAATATTCCAACAGATTATTTCATCCCACTTTTTGGATTAACACCAAAATTAGGACCTATTGGAAACTGGGGATTAGAAATTGAGAAAAATGCAATCAAAGTAAACAACGCTTTAGATTATCAAACAAATATCCCTGGTATTTTTGCCATTGGTGACGTAAATACGTATCCAGGTAAATTAAAATTGATTCTTTGTGGATTCCACGAAGCAACAATAATGTGTCAGGCAGCCTACCAAATTATTAATCCAGGTAAAAAATATGTATTAAAATATACAACCGTTTCTGGAGTAGATGGATTTGACGGTACTCGTAAAGAAGCGCCAAAAGCAGTGGTAAAAGCCATCGTCTAATACAAATTAGCATACAAGCAAAAAGCGCTATTACTTCATAAGTTTTAGCGCTTTTTGGTTGTTAGGTATAGAACCAAGCCTTTTTTTTGCTCCGAAAATCTAATTTTTTTAAAGGATAGTATTTTATATTTTTTTAAAGCGAATGAATGGCGTATTTTTGCCAAGATTTTTTCCTGCTGTACGCTTTATCTTTTATGCCAAACACTGGCATAAAAGGATGTCGCTCCCATCAGGGCTAAAAGTAAAAATTTGTTATTTTTTGGTTGCATTTTAACCATCAAAACACAACAATTAAAACACACAAAATGTCAACAATTCAAGAAGCCATTAAAAAAAATATACTCGTACTCGATGGAGCTATGGGAACCATGTTGCAACGCTACAATTTTTCGGAAGAAGATTTTCGTGGCGAACGTTTCAAGGATTTTCCATATTCTCTAAAAGGGAATAACGATTTATTGTCAATCACTCAGCCTCACGCAATAAAAGCCGTGCATGCAGCTTATTTTGAAGCAGGAGCTGATATTGTAGAAACCAATACTTTTTCGGGAACTACAATCGGAATGGCGGATTATCATCTGGAAGATTTAGTGTATGAATTGAATTATGAATCTGCAAGATTAGCCAGAGAAGTAGCAGATGAATTTACGGCTAAAAACCCAGATAAACCCCGTTTTGTAGCAGGTTCAATAGGACCAACAAACCGTACAGCAAGTATGTCGCCAGATGTAAATGATCCGGGATACAGAGCGGTCACTTTTGATGATTTGCGTATTGCTTACAAACAACAAGTGGAAGCTTTGATGGATGGAGGTTGTGATTTGTTATTGGTGGAGACAATTTTTGATACTTTAAATGCAAAAGCAGCTCTTTTTGCTATCGAAGAAGTTAAAGACGAACGTAAAATTGATATTCCTGTAATGGTTTCAGGAACAATAACAGATGCATCAGGAAGAACGCTTTCTGGTCAAACAGTTGAAGCATTTTTGGTTTCGGTTTCACACATTCCATTGTTGAGCGTAGGTTTTAATTGTGCTCTTGGAGCTGATTTGTTGAAACCGTATTTGCAAACCTTGTCGCACAATACTTCTTTTAATGTTTCGGCGCATCCTAATGCAGGATTGCCCAATGCTTTTGGAGAATACGATGAAACACCAGAACAAATGCAAGCGCAAATACGCAGTTATTTAGAAGATAATTTAGTCAACATCATAGGTGGTTGTTGCGGAACAACACCAGAACATATTAAGTTGATTGCTGATATTGCAAAGGACTATAAGCCTAGAGTATCAACAGCAACAATGTAATCGTAAAGACGCGTTTATCGGGTCTAAATTATAGCAACGAATTCAGAAATTGATTTTCAAATTCGAGGCAAAACAAAATAAAAAAATGGCACAAGCAGAAACTAGAAGAAACCTTGTATTATCGGGATTAGAACCTTTAATCATTACGCCAGATAGCGTATTTGTAAACATTGGTGAACGTACGAATGTAACAGGTTCTAGAAAATTCCTTCGATTAATCAAGGAAGAAAAATATGACGAGGCACTTGATATTGCTAG
Above is a window of Flavobacterium sp. 123 DNA encoding:
- a CDS encoding NAD(P)/FAD-dependent oxidoreductase — protein: MVKTDILIIGAGPTGLFAVFEAGLLKLKCHILDALPQAGGQLSELYPKKPIYDIPGFPEVLAGDLVDNLMEQIKQFEPGFTLGERAETIEKQEDGTFIVTSNKGKKFHAPVIAIAGGLGSFEPRKPLIEDIEFYEDKGIKYFIKNPEKFRDKRVVIAGGGDSALDWSIFLSNVASEVTLIHRRNEFRGALDSVEKVQELKSAGKIKMITPGEVVGLNGAEHLESVDVDIDGAHRNIPTDYFIPLFGLTPKLGPIGNWGLEIEKNAIKVNNALDYQTNIPGIFAIGDVNTYPGKLKLILCGFHEATIMCQAAYQIINPGKKYVLKYTTVSGVDGFDGTRKEAPKAVVKAIV
- the cobA gene encoding uroporphyrinogen-III C-methyltransferase, encoding MHKTIQPKVTLVGAGPGDPDLLTLKGVKALAEANVVLYDALANEEIMTYTPKKAIRIFVGKRKGCHEYTQDQINQLIVDNALTYGHVVRLKGGDPFIFGRGSEEIEYAESFGIPTFVVPGISSSIAVPAYQGISLTKRGTSESFWVITGTTSDRNLSDDVALAAQSSATVVILMGMSKLAQIVSLFQKESKGETPVAIIQNGTTPQEKIGVGTINSIQKVVAENNLSSPAIIVIGEVVKQSNKLKGFYEEFILSRIA
- a CDS encoding bifunctional precorrin-2 dehydrogenase/sirohydrochlorin ferrochelatase → MERNELYPVFLKLQNLNVLIVGGGNVGLEKLSFMLKSSPNANVEVVAPKFLPELEALVQKHPSVKLTYKKFNRWMLRKRHMVIACTDDLKVNKRVFDLCRKRHLICNIADTPNLCDYYLGGIVTKGNVKIAISTNGKSPTTAKRLREFFEEIIPDDINKMVENLNEYRKTLKGNFEDKVQKMNEITEALKNKE
- a CDS encoding homocysteine S-methyltransferase family protein; the protein is MSTIQEAIKKNILVLDGAMGTMLQRYNFSEEDFRGERFKDFPYSLKGNNDLLSITQPHAIKAVHAAYFEAGADIVETNTFSGTTIGMADYHLEDLVYELNYESARLAREVADEFTAKNPDKPRFVAGSIGPTNRTASMSPDVNDPGYRAVTFDDLRIAYKQQVEALMDGGCDLLLVETIFDTLNAKAALFAIEEVKDERKIDIPVMVSGTITDASGRTLSGQTVEAFLVSVSHIPLLSVGFNCALGADLLKPYLQTLSHNTSFNVSAHPNAGLPNAFGEYDETPEQMQAQIRSYLEDNLVNIIGGCCGTTPEHIKLIADIAKDYKPRVSTATM
- a CDS encoding HEPN domain-containing protein; this translates as MQSFRTEIEDPIVQKDIIDLERKIALFRDGKIDDERFRSLRLARGVYGQRQEGVQMIRIKLPFGKVTSEQLLRITKVSDEYSTGRLHITTRQDIQIHYVSLDRTPQLWAELEKDDVTLREACGNTVRNITASETAGIDSEEPFDVSPYAHALFQFFLRNPVCQEMGRKFKMSFSSSDKDTGLSYLHDLGFIPKIVNGERGFKVMLGGGLGSQPSHAELLSEFIPVNQIIPTTEGVLRIFDRYGERAKRLKARMKFLIKELGRDEFLRLVEEEKKALSYQTVEIDTTAFDGEIPAPLLEAPKVVIEDTAAFEAWKKSNVIAQKQAGYVAIGIKVLLGDFYTDKARALAELIKNYAANELRFSLRQDILIRHVKEENLPFFYQELAKLDFVALGYNTIADITACPGTDTCNLGIASSTGIAVELERVLETEYPQYSNNQDITIKISGCMNACGQHNMAEIGFQGMSINAGKLVAPALQVLLGGGNLGNGNGRFSDKVIKIPSRRGPDALRFILNDFEANGNGQSFLEYYDAKGEKYFYEFLKPLADVTNLTEADFVDWGNADNYVKAVGVGECAGVVIDLVATLLFEAKDKLTFAQEAFEEGKWADAIYLAYAGYVNGAKALLLAEKQKTNHHAGIIDLFDTVFVESNKIKLNGTFKALVYQIKENEPSAEFAKKYIQEAVSFFETIEDYRAKDLANA